In the Sulfitobacter pacificus genome, one interval contains:
- the hisF gene encoding imidazole glycerol phosphate synthase subunit HisF produces MLKTRIIPCLDVADGRVVKGVNFVGLRDAGDPVDAAIAYDAAGADELCFLDIHATHENRGTMFDLVRRTAEHCYIPLTVGGGVRSAQDVRALLLAGADKVSFNSAAVADPDVIATAADQFGSQCIVCAIDAKTVAPGKWEIFTHGGRKPTGIDAVAFAKTVAAKGAGEILLTSMDRDGTKQGFNLPLTRAISDAVCVPVIASGGVGTLDHLVDGVTKGGASAVLAASIFHFGEFTIAQAKSHMAAAGIPVRLT; encoded by the coding sequence ATGCTCAAAACCCGCATCATCCCCTGCCTTGACGTCGCGGACGGCCGCGTCGTCAAAGGTGTGAACTTCGTTGGCCTGCGCGATGCCGGTGATCCGGTTGATGCCGCCATCGCCTATGATGCCGCCGGTGCGGATGAACTCTGCTTTCTCGACATCCACGCCACCCATGAAAACCGCGGCACCATGTTCGATCTGGTACGCCGTACCGCTGAACATTGCTACATCCCGCTGACCGTGGGCGGCGGCGTGCGCAGCGCTCAGGACGTGCGCGCCCTGCTCCTGGCCGGTGCCGACAAGGTCAGCTTCAATTCTGCCGCTGTGGCCGACCCCGATGTCATTGCAACAGCTGCTGATCAATTCGGCAGCCAATGCATCGTCTGCGCCATCGACGCCAAAACAGTCGCCCCCGGCAAATGGGAAATCTTCACCCATGGCGGGCGCAAGCCCACCGGCATCGACGCTGTCGCCTTTGCCAAGACCGTGGCCGCCAAAGGTGCCGGTGAAATCCTGCTGACCTCAATGGACCGGGATGGCACCAAACAGGGGTTTAACCTGCCCCTCACCCGCGCCATTTCTGACGCGGTTTGCGTTCCTGTCATTGCCTCGGGCGGTGTTGGCACCCTCGATCACCTCGTGGACGGTGTGACAAAAGGTGGCGCATCCGCCGTGCTTGCCGCCTCGATCTTTCACTTTGGCGAATTCACCATTGCACAGGCCAAATCCCATATGGCCGCCGCAGGCATCCCTGTGAGGCTGACATGA
- a CDS encoding phosphoribosyl-ATP diphosphatase gives MTLDDLYDTILSRKNADPSSSWTAQLLAKGPEKCAEKFGEEAVEAIIEAVKDDKTALTCEAADVLYHLLVMLAARDVPFRDVLDELARRQSTSGIAEKAAR, from the coding sequence ATGACCCTTGATGATCTCTACGACACCATTCTGTCACGCAAGAACGCTGATCCAAGCAGCAGCTGGACCGCACAGCTCCTTGCCAAAGGCCCTGAAAAATGTGCCGAAAAATTTGGTGAGGAGGCAGTCGAGGCGATCATAGAAGCCGTCAAAGACGACAAAACCGCCCTCACCTGCGAAGCGGCTGACGTGCTCTATCACCTCTTGGTCATGCTCGCCGCCCGCGATGTCCCTTTCAGGGATGTGCTGGACGAACTCGCCAGGCGTCAATCCACGTCCGGCATCGCCGAAAAAGCGGCCCGCTGA
- a CDS encoding DUF2147 domain-containing protein, which produces MKNIMAAVVVGLMGTGAAWAADPVFGMWQTQPDKGVYYHVEMKACGAKICGVFRQKFDNGAKVASDVIGKNAMFDLVATGNGEYEGKAWKPSNGKTYNGSGKLSGNSLKIGGCVLGGLICSKQTWKRLN; this is translated from the coding sequence ATGAAAAATATCATGGCAGCGGTTGTGGTGGGGCTGATGGGTACCGGGGCGGCCTGGGCGGCGGATCCGGTTTTCGGTATGTGGCAGACCCAGCCGGATAAAGGTGTTTACTATCACGTTGAAATGAAGGCTTGTGGGGCGAAGATCTGTGGTGTTTTCCGGCAAAAGTTTGACAATGGCGCGAAGGTGGCGAGCGACGTCATTGGAAAAAACGCCATGTTTGACTTGGTGGCCACGGGCAACGGTGAATATGAGGGCAAGGCATGGAAACCCTCGAACGGCAAAACATATAACGGCTCCGGAAAATTGAGCGGCAATTCCTTGAAGATTGGCGGTTGTGTGCTGGGTGGGCTTATCTGTTCCAAACAGACGTGGAAACGGTTGAACTAG
- a CDS encoding CoA-binding protein, producing the protein MMYSDALLRDVLRRTKRIAMVGVSINPVRASYFVARYLDLRGFDVVPVNPAYAGKMLFGSVILGGLSEVEGPVDMVDIFRRSEAVPEIVEEALEVFPQLQTIWMQIGVEHAEAAAMAEARGVTVIQDRCPKIEYQRLFGELRRGGFATGVISSKL; encoded by the coding sequence ATGATGTATTCAGATGCCCTGCTGCGGGATGTATTGCGCCGAACCAAACGGATCGCCATGGTCGGTGTGTCGATAAACCCGGTGCGCGCCAGTTATTTTGTCGCCCGCTATCTGGATCTGCGCGGTTTCGATGTGGTGCCGGTAAATCCGGCCTATGCCGGTAAGATGCTGTTTGGAAGTGTGATTCTGGGTGGGCTGTCGGAAGTTGAGGGGCCGGTGGATATGGTCGATATCTTTCGCCGCTCCGAGGCTGTCCCGGAGATTGTCGAGGAGGCGCTGGAGGTGTTTCCCCAGTTGCAGACCATCTGGATGCAGATCGGTGTTGAACATGCCGAGGCGGCGGCGATGGCCGAAGCACGCGGGGTGACGGTGATACAGGACCGCTGTCCCAAGATCGAATATCAACGGTTGTTTGGTGAGCTGCGCAGGGGCGGGTTTGCCACCGGGGTGATCTCCAGCAAGCTGTGA
- the hisA gene encoding 1-(5-phosphoribosyl)-5-[(5-phosphoribosylamino)methylideneamino]imidazole-4-carboxamide isomerase: MILYPAIDLKDGNAVRLVHGDMDRSTVFNDDPAAQALEFVNAGCTWLHLVDLNGAFAGTPVNAAPVEAILKACKVPAQLGGGIRDMATIESWLDKGLARVILGTVAVENPDLVREAARAFPGKVAVGIDARNGRVATKGWATETDVMVTDLAKSFEDAGVAAIIYTDILRDGAMGGPNIDATAALARAVDIPVIASGGVSSLADLTALKSTGVISGAISGRALYDGAIDLKTALTSLQT; this comes from the coding sequence ATGATCCTCTACCCCGCAATTGACCTCAAAGACGGCAATGCCGTGCGCCTCGTTCATGGCGATATGGACCGCTCCACCGTTTTCAACGACGATCCCGCCGCCCAGGCGCTGGAATTCGTAAATGCCGGTTGCACTTGGCTGCATCTGGTTGATCTGAACGGTGCCTTTGCAGGTACCCCGGTCAATGCCGCCCCTGTCGAGGCGATCCTCAAGGCCTGCAAGGTCCCCGCCCAGCTGGGCGGCGGTATCCGCGACATGGCCACCATCGAAAGCTGGCTGGACAAGGGCCTTGCCCGCGTCATCCTTGGCACTGTGGCCGTGGAAAACCCCGATCTGGTCCGCGAGGCCGCCCGCGCCTTCCCCGGCAAGGTCGCCGTCGGCATTGACGCGCGAAACGGCAGGGTCGCCACCAAAGGTTGGGCCACTGAAACCGATGTGATGGTCACCGACCTTGCCAAATCATTTGAAGACGCCGGTGTCGCTGCCATCATCTACACCGACATCCTGCGCGATGGGGCCATGGGTGGCCCCAATATCGACGCCACCGCCGCCCTTGCCCGCGCGGTCGACATTCCCGTAATCGCCTCCGGCGGCGTCTCCTCGCTCGCTGATCTCACCGCCCTGAAATCCACCGGTGTGATCAGCGGTGCCATCTCCGGCCGCGCCCTCTACGATGGTGCCATCGATCTGAAAACCGCCCTCACATCCCTACAGACCTGA
- the rlmB gene encoding 23S rRNA (guanosine(2251)-2'-O)-methyltransferase RlmB: protein MKKPKWVVQKEQDKKAEANLTVWLFGLHAVRDALMNPEREKLRLMVTPNAQAKLEEAIAQAGITPEVVDPRKFKPPLDSGSVHQGAVLEVKPLNWGRLEDVCIGDAAPRVMLLDRVTDPHNVGAILRSAEVLGASAVIGTRHHSAPETGALAKTASGALERQPYLRVRNLADAIRALQNMGYLVLGLDGEAELSIEAAVEGKRDRPVALVLGAEGPGLREKTRETVDALVRIDAVGAFGSLNVSNAAAIALYAARRDA, encoded by the coding sequence ATGAAGAAACCCAAATGGGTCGTTCAGAAAGAACAAGACAAGAAAGCCGAGGCAAACTTGACCGTTTGGCTGTTTGGTCTGCATGCGGTGCGTGATGCGCTGATGAATCCCGAGCGTGAGAAATTGCGCCTGATGGTGACGCCCAATGCCCAGGCAAAGCTGGAAGAGGCGATAGCGCAGGCGGGAATCACCCCCGAGGTTGTGGATCCGCGTAAATTCAAACCCCCGTTGGATTCGGGGTCGGTGCATCAGGGGGCTGTCCTTGAGGTGAAGCCGCTGAATTGGGGCCGGCTTGAGGATGTCTGTATCGGTGACGCGGCCCCGCGGGTGATGTTGCTGGATCGGGTGACTGATCCGCATAACGTGGGGGCGATTCTACGCTCTGCCGAGGTGCTGGGTGCCTCTGCGGTGATTGGCACGCGCCACCATTCGGCACCGGAAACCGGGGCGCTGGCCAAGACGGCATCAGGTGCCCTGGAACGCCAGCCCTATTTGCGGGTGCGCAATCTTGCGGATGCGATTCGGGCGCTACAGAACATGGGCTATCTTGTTCTGGGGCTGGATGGCGAGGCGGAGCTGTCGATTGAAGCTGCGGTCGAGGGCAAACGTGATCGCCCCGTGGCGCTGGTGCTGGGGGCCGAGGGGCCGGGGCTGCGCGAAAAGACCCGCGAGACGGTGGATGCCTTGGTGCGGATTGACGCAGTTGGTGCATTTGGCTCACTGAATGTCTCGAATGCTGCCGCAATCGCCTTATATGCGGCAAGACGCGACGCATAA